CCTGGTACAGAGCACGGATCACGTATCGGCCAGCTTTGCTTCTGCCGCGGCTTATCCGTTCGTGTCTTCCTGGGGTAGTGCACAGCAATGGCACCTGGAGCGCTGGACGCCGGAACGGTATGCCAACGGAGAACCCATCTCCTTTCCACGGGTAGAGGTTTCCCCGGACCGGCAGCACAATTACCAGGCCTCCAGCTTTTGGGTGCAGGATGCGTCGTATATCCGCCTGAAAAACATGGAACTAGGTTACCGCTTTACGTCGCAGGCCCTGAAGCGTATGGGCATGAGCAGCCTGCGTATCTATGTAAGCGGCAATAACCTGCTTACCCGGAGCCATTTCAAATACAGCAAGGACCCGGATGCGCGCGAGCTTTGGGGCCGTACCTATCCTCCCATGCGGGTGTTTAACGGCGGCATCAATCTATCATTCTAAGGTAACAGTCTTCATATGAAACGAAGCATAATAAATATACTAATGAAACCAATCGTTTTCAATACATTGATTTTATGGAGCATTGCATGCCTGCTGCTCAGCTCCTGTAACAAGTACCTGGAAAAGCCGGAGAGCAGCGATATCAAACTGGAAGATGTGTTTGCTTCAAAGGACCGCACCGAACAATTCCTCTGGAGTGTGTACCGGACCTGTTCTATTTTTGAATTCCCTTATTACTGGGCTTCCGGGGAGAATGGTTATTATCATTATGGTGCTACTTACACCATAGTCGCGGCGGCGGATGATGAGGCCGATGCCTATTCCAATATCACCGGTGCAGAGGCCTTTAATAAAGGCAACTGGGGCTCCAGTGATATTTACTGGTATGAATTCCGGAGTGAGTTTTGTTACAAGGGCATCCGCAACGCCAATATTTTTATTGAGAATATTGACAAATCGCCTTTCTCCAACACCGAGAAGGCCTCCATGAAGGCAGAAGCCATTTTTTTAAGGGCATTGATGCATTTCGATCTGATGCAGCGGCTGGGCGGTATTGCCATTGTGGACAAAGTATTAAAAGTAAGCAGTGCGGCGGATATCCCCGAAGTGCGGATACCCCGGAGCACTTATGCAGAAACCGTAAACTTTATAGTGAACAGCTGCGATGAAGCGGCAAAAAATCTGCCCAGCAGCTATGAAAGCAAATATCGGGGACGTATTGTCAAAGGCGCCGCACTGGCATTAAAAGCACGGGTGCTGTTATATGCTGCCAGCCCCCTGTTTAATACGGCACAGTCCTATATACCGGTGGGCGACCCCAAACTGCGCGAACTGATCGGGTATACCAGCTATGATCCCAACCGCTGGAAACTGGCAGCAGATGCCAGTAAAGCTGTGCTGGACTGGGCTGCCAATGAAAGCGGCTGGTGCGAACTGTATAAAGGCAAGAGCAATCCTGTTGACCGTTATGAAGAGATCTTTATCAACCCCAGTGTGAACGAAACCATTCTGGATGCAGGATTGATGGGTACCAGCACCAATAACTACTATGTCCGGTTTATGACACCGGGAACAGTTGTATACACCGGATCGGATCCGATCAATATCGGGGTTACATTAAATTTTACAAAGTTTTATCAGAAGGCAGACGGTACGGATCAGGTTTGGAATGAGCAGGAAGGTGTAGACTATCCTTATGCGCAGTACCGGCAGAAATTAAAGGAACTCGATCCGCGGTTCCAGGCTTCAGTATTTTATTCCGGTGAAGAATGGACAAGAGGTACCGGAACGGTATATCAT
The sequence above is a segment of the Niabella agricola genome. Coding sequences within it:
- a CDS encoding RagB/SusD family nutrient uptake outer membrane protein; translation: MKPIVFNTLILWSIACLLLSSCNKYLEKPESSDIKLEDVFASKDRTEQFLWSVYRTCSIFEFPYYWASGENGYYHYGATYTIVAAADDEADAYSNITGAEAFNKGNWGSSDIYWYEFRSEFCYKGIRNANIFIENIDKSPFSNTEKASMKAEAIFLRALMHFDLMQRLGGIAIVDKVLKVSSAADIPEVRIPRSTYAETVNFIVNSCDEAAKNLPSSYESKYRGRIVKGAALALKARVLLYAASPLFNTAQSYIPVGDPKLRELIGYTSYDPNRWKLAADASKAVLDWAANESGWCELYKGKSNPVDRYEEIFINPSVNETILDAGLMGTSTNNYYVRFMTPGTVVYTGSDPINIGVTLNFTKFYQKADGTDQVWNEQEGVDYPYAQYRQKLKELDPRFQASVFYSGEEWTRGTGTVYHFYEQHGKLLDAYNGVGFLRKFAKGVSNGSNPPPKWITFRLAEFYLNYAEALNEQNGDAGQITWALNEVRRRVNMPDYSYTNQEDMRRKIRRERGVELAFEEHRYFDVRRWMIAGDEGVMRGGMYGLRLKGGANPTYRLEKFEDRVWNDKMYLYPFRVSEINLGYIQQNPGW